A portion of the Chromobacterium sp. IIBBL 290-4 genome contains these proteins:
- a CDS encoding MASE1 domain-containing protein codes for MRGKFASFPELPDGLAIVLTAAAYCLAAWLGDQLLVLELGMDNVVWPEPGLALAAMLLLGWRAWPGVLLGAWAHEAWQWHGQLTGIVWQGACFGMALGILAQTLAGAWLIRRHINRNNPLDSFSHCLAFFVIVVAMTLLGSLIYAAALFLTHLLPQRELVSRACLLWLSSASGTLLFGSMFLIFHQYGWPRQSLESWVEMLAYFGMVTLLTASIFIWWHPTVDTTYPLDMLVLPLVAWAAFRFTTREVILALLLIMWLALWGTRHGGGPYLGYSAYSTLIIMQTYIGILTIVALCVGALTTEQRRIKQELGEQQEQLEQQVRIRTLALEQSHAEVLALSRVDPVTGIANRRSFEESLDGEWRRARRLGTPLGMLMIDIDFFKLYNDHYGHVSGDYCLREVSQAIRSSVRRPQDLVARYGGEEIACLLPDTTEEGVACVAEAVLEAVRDLQLPHVGSSISSIVTISIGGATVSPREVLDSRQLIEAADRELYRAKQSGRNRIEIAGLGHAEPPSASSGENAPPAA; via the coding sequence ATGCGCGGCAAATTTGCGAGCTTTCCCGAGCTGCCGGACGGGCTGGCCATTGTATTGACCGCCGCGGCCTATTGCCTGGCCGCCTGGCTGGGCGACCAGCTCTTGGTGCTGGAATTGGGGATGGATAATGTGGTGTGGCCGGAGCCCGGCCTCGCCTTGGCCGCCATGCTGCTGCTGGGCTGGCGCGCCTGGCCCGGCGTGTTGCTGGGCGCGTGGGCGCATGAGGCCTGGCAGTGGCACGGTCAATTGACCGGCATTGTCTGGCAAGGCGCCTGCTTCGGCATGGCGCTGGGCATTCTGGCGCAGACGCTGGCGGGCGCCTGGCTGATCCGCCGCCACATCAACCGCAATAATCCGCTGGACAGCTTCAGCCACTGCCTGGCCTTTTTCGTCATCGTGGTGGCCATGACTTTGCTGGGCAGCCTGATCTACGCCGCCGCGCTTTTTCTCACCCACCTGCTGCCGCAAAGAGAGCTGGTTTCCCGCGCCTGCCTGCTGTGGCTGAGCAGCGCCAGCGGCACTCTGCTGTTCGGCAGCATGTTCCTGATCTTCCACCAATACGGCTGGCCCAGACAAAGCCTCGAAAGCTGGGTGGAAATGCTGGCCTATTTCGGCATGGTGACGCTGCTGACCGCCAGCATCTTCATCTGGTGGCACCCGACGGTGGACACCACCTATCCGCTGGACATGCTGGTGCTGCCGCTGGTGGCCTGGGCGGCGTTCCGCTTCACCACCCGCGAAGTGATTCTGGCCCTGCTGCTGATCATGTGGCTGGCGCTGTGGGGCACGCGCCACGGCGGCGGCCCGTATCTGGGCTATTCCGCCTACAGCACGCTGATCATCATGCAGACCTATATCGGCATTCTCACCATCGTCGCGCTGTGCGTGGGGGCGCTGACTACCGAGCAACGCCGGATCAAGCAGGAACTGGGCGAACAGCAAGAACAGCTGGAGCAGCAGGTCAGGATACGCACGCTGGCGCTGGAGCAGTCCCATGCCGAGGTGCTGGCGCTGTCGCGAGTGGACCCGGTGACCGGCATCGCCAATCGGCGCAGCTTTGAGGAAAGCCTGGATGGCGAATGGCGGCGCGCGCGCCGGCTGGGCACGCCGCTGGGCATGCTGATGATCGATATCGACTTCTTCAAGCTGTACAACGACCATTACGGCCATGTCAGCGGCGATTATTGCCTGCGCGAGGTGTCGCAGGCCATCCGCAGCAGCGTGCGGCGGCCGCAGGATCTGGTGGCGCGTTATGGCGGCGAGGAAATCGCCTGCCTGCTGCCGGACACCACCGAAGAAGGCGTGGCCTGCGTCGCCGAGGCGGTGCTGGAAGCGGTGCGCGACCTGCAGCTGCCGCATGTCGGCTCTTCCATCTCCAGCATCGTCACCATCAGCATCGGCGGCGCCACGGTATCGCCGCGCGAAGTGCTGGACAGCCGGCAATTGATCGAGGCGGCGGACCGCGAACTCTACCGGGCCAAGCAGTCCGGCCGCAACCGGATCGAGATCGCCGGCCTAGGCCACGCTGAGCCGCCTAGCGCGTCATCTGGCGAAAACGCTCCTCCAGCAGCCTGA
- a CDS encoding MarR family winged helix-turn-helix transcriptional regulator, with protein MADRNFLQQLGRSSRAMYGAFESLVGHPLPRWRILKALDELKTASQKQLAVHLQMDPGALTRQLKVLEAEQLVRRETDPDDNRQTLVSLGEAGQSLLRDAAPLRQRFFDQALDGLAADELDAATKVLRLLEERFRQMTR; from the coding sequence ATGGCTGACCGCAATTTCTTGCAGCAACTCGGCCGCAGCAGCCGGGCGATGTATGGCGCGTTTGAAAGCCTGGTGGGCCATCCTTTGCCGCGCTGGCGCATCCTGAAGGCGCTGGATGAGTTGAAGACTGCCAGCCAGAAGCAACTGGCTGTTCATCTGCAGATGGATCCCGGCGCCTTGACCCGGCAATTGAAGGTCTTGGAAGCCGAACAGCTGGTCAGGCGCGAAACCGACCCCGACGATAATCGGCAAACGCTGGTGTCCTTGGGAGAGGCGGGCCAAAGCCTGTTGCGGGACGCCGCGCCGCTGCGGCAGCGATTTTTCGATCAAGCCTTGGACGGTTTGGCGGCGGATGAGCTGGATGCGGCGACCAAAGTGCTCAGGCTGCTGGAGGAGCGTTTTCGCCAGATGACGCGCTAG
- a CDS encoding MDR family MFS transporter → MNAPVSSPALALDFRQRLLAMLGLCCVLIMVALDQTVVGTAMPTVVADLRGFALYAWVGTSYLLTSVITVPIFGKLGDDHGRKPFVLTAIVVFTAASMLCGLAQNMPQLVLARALQGVGGGMLVATTFACVPDLFPHTRERLRWQVMLSASFGLANAVGPSLGGFLTEYFGWRWVFFVNLPVGVISLFAVWRFLPVIRHPRDRSGGLDWQGAALIALFLGSLQLLVEWLPQHGSAGELTLLGGVAAVSLAALVWWERRSANPLLPPSLLAQPGLAPLFGLSMLMGFGLFAVMYYAPLMFQAGFGLSPNQAGVLVTPLVVCITIGSMLNGRIVQRLKHPTRLLTLGLVLFAMTAALLTQATRETAHALIIANMVFGGLGLGLLMPNLTIFVQQLSPRHQLGVATAMLQSTRMVGGMLGTAIMGTVVSHHFREGVAIRLAAAEQTHWLGWLADPQTLLNAELLARFRHLAAAAQPEQLLAWARLSLVDAIHFSQAVVAICLLLGWWLVRKVPPIQLSSAVANSEDQHG, encoded by the coding sequence ATGAATGCTCCTGTTTCCTCTCCGGCCTTGGCGCTGGATTTCCGCCAGCGGCTGCTGGCGATGCTGGGCTTGTGCTGCGTGTTGATCATGGTGGCGCTGGATCAGACCGTGGTCGGCACCGCCATGCCGACCGTGGTGGCCGATCTGCGCGGTTTCGCGCTCTATGCCTGGGTGGGCACGTCCTATCTGCTGACCTCGGTGATCACCGTGCCCATCTTCGGCAAGCTGGGCGACGACCACGGCCGCAAGCCCTTCGTCTTGACCGCCATCGTGGTGTTCACCGCGGCCTCCATGCTGTGCGGCCTGGCGCAGAACATGCCGCAGCTGGTGCTGGCGCGCGCCTTGCAGGGCGTGGGCGGCGGCATGCTGGTGGCCACCACCTTCGCCTGCGTGCCGGATTTGTTTCCGCACACCCGCGAGCGTTTGCGCTGGCAGGTGATGCTGTCGGCCTCGTTCGGCCTGGCCAATGCCGTCGGTCCGTCGCTGGGCGGTTTCTTGACCGAGTATTTCGGCTGGCGCTGGGTGTTCTTCGTCAATCTGCCGGTAGGCGTGATCAGTCTGTTCGCCGTCTGGCGCTTCCTGCCGGTGATCCGCCATCCGCGGGATCGCTCCGGCGGCCTGGATTGGCAGGGCGCCGCCTTGATCGCGCTGTTTTTGGGCTCCTTGCAGCTGCTGGTGGAGTGGCTGCCGCAGCATGGCTCGGCCGGCGAGCTGACGCTGTTGGGCGGGGTGGCGGCTGTCTCGCTCGCCGCGCTGGTCTGGTGGGAGCGGCGCAGCGCCAACCCGCTGCTGCCGCCGTCGCTATTGGCTCAGCCGGGCCTGGCGCCTTTGTTCGGCCTGTCCATGCTGATGGGCTTCGGGCTGTTCGCGGTGATGTATTACGCGCCCTTGATGTTCCAGGCCGGTTTCGGGCTGTCGCCCAATCAGGCCGGCGTGCTGGTGACGCCGCTGGTGGTGTGCATCACCATAGGCAGCATGCTCAACGGCCGCATCGTGCAGCGCCTGAAGCACCCTACCCGTCTGTTGACGCTGGGTTTGGTCTTGTTCGCGATGACGGCGGCGCTGCTGACTCAGGCGACGCGCGAGACGGCGCATGCGCTGATCATCGCCAATATGGTGTTCGGCGGCCTGGGCCTGGGCTTGTTGATGCCCAACCTGACCATTTTCGTGCAGCAGTTGTCGCCGCGCCATCAGCTGGGCGTCGCCACCGCCATGCTGCAATCCACCCGGATGGTGGGCGGCATGTTGGGCACGGCCATCATGGGCACCGTGGTCAGCCACCATTTCCGCGAGGGCGTCGCCATCCGGCTGGCGGCGGCGGAGCAGACGCATTGGCTGGGTTGGCTGGCCGATCCGCAAACCCTGCTCAACGCCGAACTGCTGGCGCGGTTCCGCCATCTGGCCGCCGCCGCGCAGCCTGAGCAATTGCTGGCCTGGGCGCGGCTGTCCCTGGTGGACGCCATCCATTTCAGCCAGGCGGTGGTGGCGATCTGCCTATTGCTGGGCTGGTGGCTGGTGCGTAAAGTGCCGCCTATCCAATTGAGCAGCGCCGTGGCCAACTCGGAGGACCAGCATGGCTGA
- the gcvA gene encoding transcriptional regulator GcvA: protein MKLPPLNALRVFVVAAEHLSFTRAAAALSLTQGAISRHVQTLEECYGATLFTRQARGLALTAEGEALLKPAREAFQLLNEASEALRLRQSDLRVRMPPTPAMRWVLPNLADFQARHPEYTLHLLTQLIHNKPFNRAEYDLAVVGLSRAEAAPDLRLECICREKLIPVCSPALLAGKHPLHTPQDLQHHTLLHPWRDQNTWQRWLKLAGVTGVNAESGVTFDALEYALHAAVAGMGVTLAQASMVTQDLDSGRLVIPFDTVLETEWAYYLVYPHELAELPKVRAFRDWLVHTVAHSEEISWLARQGY from the coding sequence ATGAAGCTGCCGCCGTTGAATGCCCTGCGCGTGTTCGTCGTCGCCGCCGAGCACTTGTCGTTTACCCGCGCCGCCGCGGCGCTCAGCCTGACGCAGGGCGCGATCAGCCGCCATGTGCAGACGCTGGAAGAGTGCTATGGCGCCACTTTGTTTACCCGCCAGGCTCGCGGCCTGGCGCTGACCGCCGAGGGCGAGGCGCTGCTCAAGCCGGCGCGGGAAGCGTTCCAGCTGCTCAACGAGGCCAGCGAAGCCCTGCGCCTGCGCCAGAGCGATCTACGCGTCAGGATGCCGCCGACGCCGGCGATGCGCTGGGTGTTGCCCAATCTGGCCGATTTTCAGGCCCGCCACCCGGAATACACCCTGCATTTGCTGACGCAGCTGATTCACAACAAGCCGTTCAATCGCGCCGAATACGATCTGGCGGTGGTCGGCTTGTCGCGCGCCGAAGCCGCGCCCGATTTGAGGCTGGAGTGCATCTGCCGCGAGAAGCTGATTCCGGTGTGCTCGCCCGCCCTGCTGGCCGGCAAGCATCCGCTGCATACGCCGCAGGACCTGCAGCACCATACCCTGCTGCATCCCTGGCGCGACCAGAATACCTGGCAGCGCTGGCTGAAACTGGCCGGCGTCACCGGCGTCAATGCCGAGAGCGGCGTCACTTTCGACGCGCTGGAATACGCGCTGCACGCCGCGGTGGCCGGCATGGGCGTGACGCTGGCGCAGGCGTCGATGGTGACGCAAGATCTGGACAGCGGCAGGCTGGTGATTCCGTTCGACACGGTGCTGGAAACCGAGTGGGCGTATTACCTGGTTTATCCGCACGAGCTGGCCGAACTGCCCAAGGTGCGCGCCTTCCGCGACTGGCTGGTGCATACCGTCGCGCATAGCGAGGAGATCAGCTGGCTGGCGCGACAGGGTTATTGA
- a CDS encoding heme biosynthesis protein HemY: MKFALWIIGLFALAVLVGLASTLNTGYAILFLPPYRMEVSFNLMIVLVIALIAATHLTLRLIALATGLPQQVQRFQKQKKLKAARHALREAGIAFFEGRFQKAEREAVKSLDNEYSDENRALALLIAARSAGAAGDLEKRDDYLAKLDQMPDRLQLARHMLDAELKLEDKDAPGALLALERARALSPNLTNALRLELKARMLQKQPEAVLSLTEKLLKADALEPEQARRYRLAAYQQQLGALLSEREVRDWLKRMPEAESRNPQLLQAVVKHLIRLQQYDYAATLLAEALSADDMDLPELSRELGQLASQVSVDKRLALLKDAERWLQQRPRDHWLLLALGRLALAQQLWGKAQSYLEASASIEPTLCAHAELARLFEATGKEEQAQQQYQRSLELALSKGC, translated from the coding sequence GTGAAATTCGCATTATGGATCATCGGCCTGTTCGCGCTGGCCGTGCTGGTGGGGCTGGCCTCCACCCTGAATACCGGCTACGCCATCCTGTTTTTGCCGCCGTACCGGATGGAAGTCTCGTTCAATCTGATGATCGTGCTGGTGATCGCGCTGATCGCCGCCACCCATCTGACGCTGCGTCTGATCGCGCTGGCCACCGGCCTGCCGCAGCAGGTGCAACGCTTTCAGAAGCAGAAAAAGCTGAAGGCGGCCCGCCATGCCTTGCGCGAAGCCGGGATCGCTTTTTTCGAGGGGCGATTCCAGAAGGCGGAGCGCGAAGCGGTGAAGTCGCTGGACAACGAGTATTCGGATGAAAACCGCGCGCTGGCCTTGTTGATCGCCGCCCGTTCCGCCGGCGCGGCCGGCGATTTGGAAAAGCGCGACGACTATCTGGCCAAGCTGGATCAGATGCCGGACCGGCTGCAATTGGCGCGGCATATGCTGGACGCCGAATTGAAGCTGGAAGACAAGGACGCGCCGGGCGCTTTGCTGGCTTTGGAGCGTGCCCGCGCCTTGTCGCCGAATCTCACCAATGCGCTCAGGCTGGAATTGAAGGCCCGCATGTTGCAGAAGCAGCCGGAGGCGGTGCTGAGCCTGACCGAAAAGCTGCTGAAGGCCGACGCGCTGGAGCCGGAGCAGGCGCGCCGCTACCGTCTGGCCGCATATCAGCAACAGCTGGGCGCCTTGCTGTCCGAACGCGAAGTGCGGGATTGGCTGAAGCGGATGCCGGAAGCGGAAAGCCGCAATCCGCAGCTGTTGCAGGCGGTGGTGAAGCATCTGATCCGCCTGCAGCAATACGATTACGCCGCCACTTTGCTGGCCGAAGCGTTGTCCGCCGACGATATGGACTTGCCGGAGTTGAGCCGAGAGTTGGGCCAGCTGGCCAGCCAGGTCAGCGTGGACAAGCGCCTGGCCTTGCTCAAGGACGCCGAGCGCTGGCTGCAGCAGCGTCCGCGCGACCATTGGCTGTTGCTGGCCTTGGGCCGTTTGGCCTTGGCGCAGCAATTGTGGGGCAAGGCGCAAAGCTATCTGGAAGCCAGCGCGTCCATCGAGCCTACGCTGTGCGCCCATGCCGAGCTGGCGCGGCTGTTCGAGGCCACCGGCAAGGAAGAGCAGGCGCAACAGCAGTATCAGCGCAGCCTGGAGCTGGCCTTGAGCAAAGGCTGCTGA
- a CDS encoding uroporphyrinogen-III C-methyltransferase, protein MSESQIHEAVQAPQSSRRKGPGLAVLIAAAALGVAGWQFYSTQQQLDSMRQELARRLAEGSGAGKEQRAVAEQAMLAARATDGKLALLEARFNEAAGQYATLNGMYQELTKNRTDWLLSETEHSLAVANQQLQLAGNVSAAVSALEMVDGRLAKFDRPQLIAVKKAVATDLEKLKALPYLDTVGLTVKIDRLMLGVDALPLAVDAHRLGGSQAAAASAPLSGAPWWERLSAEISQSLGELIHIRRMDKPEALLLSPEQAFFLRENLKMRLLDARLALLQRDGKTYAADVAAARSYVQRYFDRDAGANTQWLSTLSELEGAPLDISLPDMSASLKAVRDAQGNREE, encoded by the coding sequence ATGAGCGAATCCCAGATCCACGAAGCCGTCCAGGCCCCTCAATCATCCCGCCGCAAAGGCCCCGGCCTTGCCGTGCTGATCGCCGCCGCCGCGCTGGGCGTGGCCGGCTGGCAATTCTATTCCACGCAGCAGCAGCTTGATTCGATGCGCCAGGAGCTGGCGCGCCGTTTGGCCGAAGGCAGCGGCGCCGGCAAGGAACAGCGCGCCGTGGCCGAGCAGGCCATGTTGGCCGCCCGCGCCACCGACGGCAAGCTGGCCTTGCTGGAGGCGCGTTTCAATGAAGCGGCCGGCCAATACGCCACCCTCAACGGCATGTATCAAGAGCTGACCAAGAATCGCACCGATTGGCTGTTGTCGGAAACCGAGCACTCGCTGGCGGTGGCCAATCAGCAGCTGCAGCTGGCCGGCAATGTCAGCGCCGCGGTGTCGGCGCTGGAAATGGTCGACGGCCGGCTGGCCAAGTTCGACCGGCCGCAGCTGATCGCGGTGAAAAAGGCAGTGGCCACCGACCTGGAAAAGCTCAAGGCGCTGCCTTATCTCGACACCGTCGGCCTGACCGTGAAGATAGACCGGCTGATGCTGGGCGTGGACGCCTTGCCGCTGGCGGTGGACGCGCACCGGCTGGGCGGCTCGCAAGCGGCGGCGGCTTCCGCGCCCTTGTCCGGCGCGCCGTGGTGGGAACGCTTGTCGGCGGAAATCAGCCAGAGCCTGGGCGAGCTGATCCATATCCGCCGCATGGACAAGCCGGAGGCGCTGCTGTTGTCGCCGGAACAGGCTTTTTTCCTGCGCGAAAACCTGAAGATGCGGCTGCTGGACGCGCGCCTGGCCTTGCTGCAGCGCGACGGCAAAACCTACGCCGCCGACGTGGCGGCCGCGCGCAGCTATGTGCAGCGCTATTTCGACCGCGATGCCGGGGCCAATACCCAATGGCTGTCCACCTTATCTGAACTGGAGGGCGCGCCGCTGGACATCAGCCTGCCCGACATGTCGGCCAGCCTGAAGGCGGTGCGCGACGCCCAGGGCAACCGCGAGGAGTAA
- a CDS encoding uroporphyrinogen-III synthase, giving the protein MKRVLATRPLAQCAGLLQKLCDAGWQAAHFPLLEIEPLPDGMAELPALAAGADVLFWVSPTAIDIGWPVLADAGLGGKRLVCVGASSARRLASLSGQTVLHPSAGSDSEALLALPELAEVAGQRWLIIRGQGGRALLSDALAARGAKVGLAEIYRRVAVSPDWAAFDAEPPDAIVLTSGEMVEQLFRLAGPSRTGALQCQLYCVPHPRIAERLAAFGATRVVTTQADDAALVAGLKEWFLRQP; this is encoded by the coding sequence ATGAAGCGCGTGCTGGCCACCCGTCCTTTGGCGCAGTGCGCCGGACTGCTGCAAAAGCTGTGCGATGCGGGCTGGCAGGCGGCGCATTTCCCGCTGCTGGAAATCGAGCCGCTGCCGGATGGCATGGCCGAGCTGCCGGCCCTGGCGGCGGGAGCGGATGTGCTGTTCTGGGTCAGTCCCACCGCCATCGATATCGGCTGGCCGGTCCTGGCCGATGCCGGCCTAGGCGGCAAACGGCTGGTCTGCGTCGGCGCGTCCAGCGCTAGGCGCTTGGCCAGCTTGTCGGGGCAAACGGTTTTGCATCCCAGCGCCGGCAGCGACAGCGAAGCCTTGTTGGCGCTGCCTGAGCTGGCCGAGGTGGCGGGGCAGCGCTGGCTGATCATCCGCGGCCAGGGCGGCAGGGCTTTGCTGTCCGATGCCTTGGCGGCGCGCGGCGCCAAGGTCGGCCTGGCCGAGATCTATCGGCGCGTGGCCGTCAGCCCGGATTGGGCCGCTTTCGACGCCGAGCCGCCCGATGCCATCGTTCTGACCTCAGGCGAAATGGTAGAGCAATTGTTCCGACTGGCTGGCCCGAGCCGGACGGGGGCGCTACAATGCCAGCTATATTGCGTGCCGCATCCGCGGATTGCCGAACGCTTGGCCGCGTTCGGCGCGACGCGCGTCGTGACAACCCAGGCCGACGATGCCGCACTGGTCGCCGGCCTCAAAGAATGGTTCCTTCGTCAGCCATGA
- the hemC gene encoding hydroxymethylbilane synthase, with amino-acid sequence MDKIVIASRESRLAMWQAEHIQARLQALYPHLTVEILGMTTQGDQILDKTLSKIGGKGLFVKELEQALLDGRADLAVHSLKDVPMTLPAGFALAAVCEREDPRDALVSNRFHSLAELPDGSVVGTSSLRREAQLRAQFPHLRVQPLRGNVQTRLKKLDDGEFDAIILAAAGLKRLGLAERIQSELAPSESLPAAGQGALGIEIREDRADLIALLAPLNHPATRACTAAERALAKELGGSCQVPLGAFATLSEGTLTLGGLVAHPDGSVVLTASASAPADYAEALGRAVAKKLIDDGAKPLIDAVLAEPR; translated from the coding sequence ATGGACAAGATCGTCATCGCCAGCCGCGAAAGCCGGCTGGCCATGTGGCAGGCCGAGCACATCCAGGCCCGGCTGCAGGCGCTGTACCCGCACCTGACAGTGGAAATCCTCGGCATGACCACCCAGGGCGACCAGATTCTGGACAAGACGCTGTCCAAGATCGGCGGCAAGGGGCTGTTTGTGAAAGAACTGGAGCAGGCCTTGCTCGACGGCCGCGCCGATCTGGCGGTGCATTCGCTGAAGGATGTGCCGATGACGCTGCCGGCCGGCTTCGCGCTGGCGGCGGTGTGCGAGCGCGAAGACCCGCGAGACGCCTTGGTTTCCAACCGTTTCCATAGCCTGGCCGAATTGCCGGACGGCAGCGTGGTGGGCACCTCCAGCCTGCGCCGCGAGGCCCAGCTGCGCGCCCAGTTTCCGCATCTGCGGGTGCAGCCGCTGCGCGGCAATGTGCAGACGCGGCTGAAGAAGCTGGACGACGGCGAATTCGACGCCATCATCCTGGCCGCCGCCGGCCTGAAGCGTCTGGGCCTGGCTGAGCGCATCCAGAGCGAGCTGGCGCCGTCGGAAAGCCTGCCGGCTGCCGGCCAGGGCGCGCTGGGCATCGAGATCCGCGAAGACCGCGCCGATCTGATCGCGCTGTTGGCGCCGCTGAATCACCCGGCCACCCGAGCCTGCACCGCCGCCGAGCGCGCGCTGGCCAAGGAGCTGGGCGGCAGCTGCCAAGTGCCGTTGGGCGCTTTCGCCACCCTGAGCGAGGGCACCTTGACCCTGGGCGGCCTGGTGGCGCATCCGGACGGCTCGGTGGTGCTGACCGCCAGCGCCAGCGCGCCGGCCGACTACGCCGAAGCGCTGGGCCGCGCCGTGGCCAAAAAGCTGATCGACGACGGCGCGAAGCCGCTGATAGACGCCGTGCTGGCCGAGCCGCGCTGA